Proteins found in one Amycolatopsis umgeniensis genomic segment:
- a CDS encoding formylglycine-generating enzyme family protein, giving the protein MHLEWIKIAGGLCAFGDTGRPVKVPTLLWTRTPLAYGHLPSEQPGLGPRYPITEISHAEATQIAGRLGGRLPRSAEWEWMAAGPGRRRWPWGGAPWQPALANLRDSLHDTVTPVDTHPAGATPEGMLDVAGNVWEWTAGTTMSEGIVIRGGSYASPPLYAQCTFLNAAPAELRSRGIGMRVVREP; this is encoded by the coding sequence ATGCACCTGGAATGGATCAAGATCGCCGGCGGGCTCTGCGCGTTCGGGGACACCGGGCGCCCGGTCAAGGTCCCGACCTTGCTGTGGACACGCACCCCGCTCGCCTACGGACACCTGCCAAGCGAACAGCCTGGTCTCGGGCCGCGGTACCCCATCACCGAGATCAGTCACGCCGAGGCGACCCAGATCGCCGGTCGCCTGGGCGGCCGCCTGCCGCGCTCGGCGGAATGGGAGTGGATGGCCGCCGGACCCGGCCGCCGCCGCTGGCCGTGGGGCGGCGCACCCTGGCAACCGGCGCTCGCGAACCTGCGTGACTCCCTGCACGACACGGTCACCCCGGTCGACACCCATCCCGCCGGAGCCACACCCGAAGGCATGCTCGACGTCGCGGGCAACGTGTGGGAGTGGACCGCCGGCACCACGATGAGCGAGGGAATCGTGATCCGAGGCGGTTCCTACGCCTCGCCACCGTTGTACGCGCAATGCACGTTCCTCAACGCCGCCCCCGCTGAATTGCGCTCGCGTGGCATCGGCATGCGGGTGGTGCGCGAACCATGA
- the queC gene encoding 7-cyano-7-deazaguanine synthase QueC, producing the protein MVPIGSSAHLHPRHAIVIASGGLDSTVLAYWLAQRGAKLTLLCFDYGQRHRVELEYAAEIARLLDCPHEIVDLTMLGRLLAGSALTDADVPVPDGHYTDESMRATIVPNRNAIMLDIAVSLAVVRKADVVALGVHAGDHAVYPDCRPEFVERYAEATRVANEGLLDDDFEILAPFIAQSKTDIVRIGAAFGVPFEKTWSCYRGGTTHCGTCGTCTERKEAFQQNGIPDPTNYGSV; encoded by the coding sequence ATCGTGCCGATCGGCTCGTCTGCTCACCTGCACCCGCGGCACGCCATTGTGATCGCCTCCGGGGGTCTGGACTCCACTGTGCTGGCGTACTGGCTAGCACAGCGCGGAGCAAAGCTGACGCTCTTGTGCTTCGACTATGGCCAACGGCACCGGGTCGAGCTGGAATACGCGGCTGAGATCGCGCGACTGCTTGACTGTCCACACGAGATCGTTGACCTGACGATGCTTGGCCGGCTGCTGGCCGGTTCCGCGCTGACCGACGCGGACGTGCCGGTGCCTGACGGCCACTACACCGACGAGTCGATGCGGGCGACGATCGTCCCGAACCGCAACGCGATCATGCTCGACATCGCGGTCTCGTTAGCCGTCGTCCGTAAGGCCGACGTAGTCGCCCTCGGCGTACACGCAGGTGACCACGCCGTCTACCCGGACTGCCGACCGGAGTTCGTCGAGCGCTACGCAGAGGCTACCCGCGTCGCCAATGAAGGATTACTGGACGACGATTTCGAGATCCTCGCCCCGTTTATCGCCCAGAGCAAGACCGACATCGTCCGTATCGGCGCGGCGTTCGGCGTGCCGTTCGAGAAGACGTGGTCGTGCTACCGGGGCGGGACAACGCACTGCGGCACGTGCGGGACCTGCACCGAACGCAAGGAAGCGTTCCAGCAGAACGGCATCCCCGACCCCACCAACTACGGCAGCGTGTGA
- a CDS encoding XRE family transcriptional regulator: MTVKPPRQIGWTEVEQVKLMTSSLAASENLYGGGMAGEAGAAHLRWVGNLLSARASRAVEAGMLEAVGNLAGVVAFSAFDVGDHDAAARCFRFGLWCAEQGGSWELRAATLADMARQAMYLDNLDEALSLIEFAHVRTDRLTATARAMIGVVRARLLAMLGRHLEARADVDRADSFLAQRQPESDPPWLVYYDEAEHAGSTARALTPLAMAEEQPGDAAERLASAIRLHSDAYPRSRAFSRARLATLHMTIGDPREAVLIGRQAFDDATMLHSRRMDEELVKLARACKRHHAIPDVVDLSELIASGSSDV; this comes from the coding sequence TTGACAGTGAAGCCGCCGCGGCAGATCGGATGGACCGAGGTCGAGCAGGTCAAGTTAATGACCAGCAGCCTGGCCGCTAGCGAGAACCTCTATGGCGGGGGCATGGCCGGTGAAGCTGGGGCCGCTCATCTGCGATGGGTCGGCAACCTGTTGAGTGCACGAGCCAGCCGAGCCGTCGAAGCGGGCATGCTCGAGGCCGTCGGGAACCTCGCGGGAGTGGTGGCGTTCTCGGCTTTCGACGTCGGAGACCACGACGCGGCGGCTCGATGCTTTCGCTTTGGTTTATGGTGCGCCGAGCAGGGCGGATCGTGGGAATTACGTGCCGCGACTCTCGCCGACATGGCACGCCAAGCCATGTATCTCGACAATCTGGACGAAGCATTGTCCTTGATCGAGTTCGCTCACGTACGAACGGATCGGTTGACCGCTACAGCACGTGCCATGATCGGCGTAGTCCGGGCCCGGTTGTTGGCGATGTTGGGCCGCCACCTCGAAGCGCGAGCTGACGTGGATCGCGCGGACTCGTTCCTTGCGCAACGGCAGCCGGAGTCCGATCCGCCTTGGCTGGTCTACTACGACGAAGCCGAACACGCGGGTAGCACCGCGCGAGCACTTACCCCGCTCGCCATGGCGGAAGAGCAGCCGGGGGATGCCGCCGAACGACTTGCCTCTGCGATTCGACTGCACAGCGACGCCTATCCGCGCTCGCGAGCGTTCTCCAGGGCGCGCCTGGCTACCTTGCACATGACCATCGGAGATCCCCGCGAAGCCGTGCTCATCGGTCGACAAGCCTTCGATGACGCCACGATGTTGCATTCTCGCCGGATGGACGAGGAACTCGTCAAACTGGCCCGGGCATGCAAACGACATCATGCGATACCCGACGTGGTCGACCTTTCAGAACTCATAGCATCCGGTTCTTCCGATGTCTGA
- a CDS encoding reverse transcriptase domain-containing protein — MPLLSEPRLRRALRQCGRQASAPGADGMTWGRLRSEAHVLLPQLALELAEGTWRPGPVREVRLPTYTGKQMHTFIPTVRDRLVHRALRTALEPVLEATAFRDWVSGFRPRRNRITSLRQAAVHHQAGLRWVADLDVASVSEGATVDEVIDWHAEHVHDGTFLARLRTALAAMPSPIAAGSGLAPMLINLRLSRVDIQLARLRVVRFADNYAAFSPSREEAHAAFYTISDALSSLRLCPNERKSRIRNDANVEDLFLIGG; from the coding sequence ATGCCGCTGCTGTCCGAGCCCCGTCTGCGCCGCGCGTTACGCCAGTGCGGCCGACAGGCCTCCGCCCCCGGTGCCGACGGCATGACCTGGGGGCGCCTTCGCAGCGAGGCCCACGTGCTGCTGCCGCAACTTGCCCTCGAACTCGCCGAGGGCACCTGGCGGCCCGGGCCTGTCCGGGAGGTGCGACTCCCCACCTATACCGGGAAACAGATGCATACCTTCATCCCCACGGTGCGGGATCGTCTGGTGCACCGCGCGCTGCGCACCGCGCTCGAGCCGGTGCTGGAAGCGACGGCTTTCCGCGACTGGGTGTCGGGATTCCGCCCTCGCCGAAATCGCATCACCTCGTTACGGCAGGCCGCCGTGCATCATCAGGCAGGCCTCCGCTGGGTCGCCGATCTCGACGTCGCGTCGGTGTCCGAAGGCGCGACGGTCGACGAGGTCATCGACTGGCATGCCGAGCACGTCCACGACGGCACCTTCCTGGCCCGCTTGCGTACGGCACTCGCCGCGATGCCGAGCCCGATCGCGGCGGGCTCCGGCCTGGCGCCCATGCTGATCAACCTTCGTTTGTCCCGAGTGGACATACAACTCGCGCGGCTTCGGGTCGTCCGTTTCGCCGACAACTATGCCGCCTTCTCCCCAAGCCGCGAGGAAGCACACGCTGCCTTCTACACGATCAGCGACGCGCTCTCGAGCCTTCGGCTGTGCCCCAACGAGCGCAAGAGCCGCATCCGGAACGACGCCAACGTCGAAGACCTGTTCCTGATCGGCGGCTGA
- a CDS encoding helix-turn-helix domain-containing protein — MGDRRDAFADRREQMGYTQESFGLAVGVEFSTVGRWERGDLTPHPYRRSRIAKALNVSLAELGALLTPPRQAPTVDVVHPHPAEADDMNRRDLLRLFSVTGALLALPADEAVAGDVDRLTAAAYTGRVDAASAAEFAQFNSHLWRVFALSTTKAQVLPLVRTQLDVLTDSLRRPQTPGVRRQLCELTADLYQLAGEISFDGDQYTEAAHCYTLAATASREATASDLWACALTRHAFIAVYERRFAEAKPLLELASSLARRGDPALSTRQWIAAVQAETFAGLGDLDACQRALDTAAEVQHMKGPIHNGGWLRFDGSRLAEERGTCYVTLGRYDLAETALTGALTGDLTARRKAGVLTDLAMIGVHRRDPDRVATYVNAALATARHTGSGVIARKLRGLQPNLAPLLTHQPIQQLDVEITELVGNRAT, encoded by the coding sequence ATGGGTGACCGGCGAGATGCCTTCGCCGACCGGCGCGAGCAGATGGGCTACACCCAGGAAAGCTTCGGGTTGGCGGTGGGAGTGGAGTTCTCCACCGTCGGACGCTGGGAACGGGGCGACCTGACCCCACATCCGTACCGCCGCTCACGTATCGCCAAGGCGCTCAACGTGAGCCTCGCCGAGTTAGGGGCCTTGCTCACGCCGCCCCGACAGGCTCCTACCGTTGATGTCGTCCACCCCCACCCTGCGGAGGCCGACGACATGAATCGTCGAGATCTGCTGCGCTTGTTCAGCGTGACGGGCGCGTTGCTCGCGCTGCCTGCTGACGAGGCAGTTGCCGGCGATGTCGACCGACTTACCGCAGCGGCATACACCGGCAGGGTGGACGCCGCCAGTGCCGCGGAGTTCGCCCAATTCAACTCTCACCTGTGGCGTGTGTTCGCGCTGTCAACGACCAAGGCGCAGGTACTACCGCTGGTTCGAACCCAGCTTGACGTGCTTACAGACTCTTTACGCCGACCACAAACACCAGGAGTTCGACGGCAGCTGTGCGAACTGACCGCGGACTTGTACCAACTGGCTGGAGAGATCTCCTTCGACGGCGACCAGTACACCGAAGCCGCCCACTGCTACACCCTGGCGGCGACAGCGAGCAGGGAAGCCACCGCTTCCGACCTCTGGGCCTGCGCGTTAACCAGACACGCCTTCATCGCGGTATACGAGCGACGGTTCGCCGAGGCCAAACCGCTGCTCGAGCTGGCCTCCAGCCTGGCCCGCCGCGGCGACCCTGCCCTCTCGACCCGACAATGGATCGCCGCAGTGCAAGCAGAGACTTTCGCCGGTCTCGGTGATCTCGATGCCTGCCAACGTGCACTCGATACGGCCGCCGAGGTCCAGCACATGAAGGGCCCGATCCACAACGGTGGTTGGCTCCGATTCGACGGCTCCCGCCTGGCCGAGGAACGCGGCACCTGCTACGTCACCCTAGGCCGCTACGACCTCGCCGAGACCGCCCTGACCGGTGCGCTGACCGGTGACCTGACCGCCCGCCGCAAAGCCGGCGTTCTCACCGACCTGGCGATGATCGGAGTACACCGGCGCGATCCTGACCGGGTTGCTACCTACGTCAACGCCGCCCTGGCCACCGCCCGCCACACCGGCTCCGGAGTCATTGCCCGCAAGCTACGCGGCCTTCAACCGAATCTGGCTCCCTTGCTCACCCACCAGCCGATCCAGCAACTCGACGTCGAGATCACCGAACTCGTTGGCAATCGCGCCACATGA
- a CDS encoding DUF6884 domain-containing protein — translation MTQRPPATRALAPDRGLIILNCSRRKLVTAAPVEALDLYQGGCVPNAREHFAADSARRARIRILSGAHGLLRPETLLSTYDQRLTTRAAAARLHERTVAAQLEAELADAPSLRHVLILVEPLYLHALQRVFDHPARFGQITIIPDPRAWHDALSHLRDWGWA, via the coding sequence ATGACCCAGCGGCCGCCCGCTACTCGCGCCCTCGCACCCGACCGCGGCTTGATCATCCTCAACTGCTCCCGGAGGAAGCTTGTCACTGCCGCGCCGGTCGAGGCGCTCGACCTCTACCAGGGCGGATGCGTCCCGAACGCGCGAGAACATTTCGCCGCGGATTCCGCTCGCCGAGCTCGGATCCGGATCCTGTCCGGCGCCCACGGACTGCTGCGTCCTGAGACATTGCTCAGCACCTACGACCAACGGCTCACGACACGGGCTGCGGCGGCGCGCCTGCACGAGCGGACAGTCGCCGCTCAACTGGAAGCCGAACTCGCCGACGCACCGTCGCTGCGGCACGTGCTGATCCTGGTCGAGCCTCTGTACCTGCACGCTCTGCAACGCGTGTTCGACCATCCCGCCCGATTCGGGCAGATCACGATCATCCCGGATCCGAGGGCATGGCACGACGCACTGTCTCACCTCCGAGACTGGGGGTGGGCGTGA